The following proteins are co-located in the Leucoraja erinacea ecotype New England chromosome 4, Leri_hhj_1, whole genome shotgun sequence genome:
- the LOC129696700 gene encoding tribbles homolog 1-like, producing MSLNVHRASPIPIVRSGRWRPKRLEADEPAPKCPRLSDSPTDAAYFSAPGSPNPTQTSPSGAQTWTQIGNYLLLQNLERDNVFRAIGSHTGKEFVCKVFDIKQYRNEIGPYVQIPVHENITAIEEIILGERRCYVFLEKGYGDMHSYMRNRKRLGEEEAVRLFHQIVSAVAHCHDSGIVLRDLKLRKFVFADEQRSRLRLESLEDAHILKGKDDSLSDKHGCPAYVSPEILNTSGCYSGKPADIWSLGVMLYTLLVGRYPFHDSDPSALFSKIRRGHFCIPDSVSPKAKCLIRSLLRRDPPERLTAGEILLHPWFQAASQQAHSEQDSPSSDQTVPEPEYDQQEGSSLIC from the exons ATGAGTTTAAACGTACACAGGGCGAGCCCCATCCCGATCGTCCGCAGCGGCAGATGGAGACCGAAGCGGCTGGAAGCCGACGAGCCGGCTCCTAAGTGCCCGCGGCTCAGCGACTCTCCGACGGACGCCGCTTACTTCTCTGCACCGGGATCTCCTAACCCGACCCAAACCAGCCCGTCCGGCGCCCAGACCTGGACTCAGATCGggaactacctcctcttgcaaaaCCTGGAGAGGGACAACGTCTTCAGAGCAATTGGGAGCCACACTGGGAAAGAATTCGTGTGCAAG GTTTTTGACATTAAGCAATACCGGAATGAGATCGGGCCCTATGTGCAGATCCCAGTCCACGAGAACATCACTGCGATCGAGGAGATAATCCTCGGCGAGCGGAGGTGCTACGTGTTCCTGGAGAAGGGCTATGGCGATATGCACTCGTACATGCGGAACCGCAAACGCCTGGGCGAGGAGGAAGCGGTGCGGCTCTTTCACCAGATAGTCTCGGCAGTAGCTCACTGTCACGATTCAGGCATCGTCCTGCGGGACCTCAAACTCAGGAAATTCGTCTTTGCTGATGAACAGAG GAGCCGGCTGAGGCTGGAGAGCTTGGAGGATGCTCATATCCTGAAAGGAAAGGATGACTCCCTCTCTGATAAGCATGGATGTCCGGCTTACGTGAGCCCAGAGATACTGAACACGAGTGGATGTTATTCCGGGAAACCGGCGGACATCTGGAGTCTGGGCGTCATGCTTTACACCCTCTTGGTAGGACGCTACCCTTTCCACGATTCCGACCCCAGTGCCCTCTTCAGTAAAATCCGGCGCGGACACTTCTGCATCCCGGACAGCGTCTCACCTAAAGCCAAGTGTCTGATCCGTAGCCTGCTGAGACGTGACCCTCCGGAGCGTCTGACAGCCGGTGAGATCCTTCTACATCCGTGGTTTCAGGCTGCCTCTCAGCAAGCCCACAGTGAACAAGACAGTCCCAGCTCCGACCAGACAGTCCCCGAGCCTGAGTACGACCAGCAGGAAGGCAGTTCCCTCATCTGTTGA